In Bryobacteraceae bacterium, the following proteins share a genomic window:
- a CDS encoding metalloregulator ArsR/SmtB family transcription factor — protein sequence MDDAQFQAIAKTLADPNRMAALEMIATGDNHSCTDIRDRLGLSAATISHHVKELTESGLVTHRKAAKFVILTINRAVWREYLKELQRRIGKI from the coding sequence ATGGACGACGCGCAATTTCAAGCAATCGCCAAGACCCTGGCGGACCCGAACCGGATGGCGGCGCTCGAAATGATCGCGACCGGCGACAACCACTCCTGCACCGACATTCGGGACCGCCTGGGTCTCAGCGCGGCCACGATCTCTCATCACGTGAAGGAACTTACCGAGTCCGGCCTCGTGACGCACCGCAAGGCCGCGAAGTTCGTCATCCTCACCATCAACCGGGCTGTTTGGCGCGAGTATCTCAAGGAACTCCAGCGCCGAATAGGGAAAATCTAG
- a CDS encoding pyridoxal phosphate-dependent aminotransferase encodes MPVIAPSAQRVAQSRIRELAEIAMGMPDVLRLYFGESNQPTPDFIKDAAARALRDGYTYYTSNAGLPSLREALGRYYAATHGVTLDPASEIVVTTSGVQALNVAIRSLLDPGDEAIILTPAWPNGSAIVELSNAVPRHVPQPVRGGRYTVDFDALEGAVSSATRLLLYTSPSNPLGWTATLDEQQLLLDFARRHGLWLLADEVYERLVYDGRTAVPSILKIATRDDAVIAVQSFSKSYCMTGWRVGWIVTRKDLAARATQLNEFIVSHAPSFAQRAAETALADGEPFVTNLVGRLKENRDYCMSMLARMPGVVTPEPEGAFYLFPRIEGLEDSFDFCKRVLMETGVGLAPGVAFGAGGEGSIRICYAAERTILEPAMQRLGDFLAAR; translated from the coding sequence ATGCCGGTGATCGCTCCGTCCGCGCAGCGCGTCGCTCAATCCCGGATCCGCGAACTCGCCGAGATCGCCATGGGGATGCCCGATGTCCTGCGGCTCTATTTCGGCGAATCGAACCAACCGACGCCGGACTTCATTAAGGACGCCGCGGCGCGGGCGCTTCGCGACGGCTACACCTACTACACGTCGAACGCCGGGCTCCCCTCGCTGCGCGAGGCGCTGGGGCGCTACTATGCCGCGACGCACGGCGTCACGCTCGATCCCGCCAGCGAGATCGTAGTCACCACGAGCGGCGTGCAGGCGCTCAACGTCGCTATCCGTTCGCTGCTGGACCCAGGCGACGAAGCGATCATCCTCACGCCCGCCTGGCCCAACGGCTCGGCGATTGTCGAACTGTCGAATGCCGTCCCGCGCCACGTCCCGCAGCCGGTTCGCGGCGGCCGGTACACCGTGGATTTCGACGCGCTCGAAGGCGCGGTCTCGTCCGCCACGCGTCTGCTGCTGTACACCTCGCCGTCTAATCCGCTTGGCTGGACCGCCACGCTCGACGAACAGCAGCTTCTGCTCGATTTCGCGCGCCGCCACGGATTGTGGCTGCTCGCCGACGAGGTTTACGAACGGCTGGTCTACGACGGCCGGACCGCCGTGCCCTCGATCCTGAAGATCGCCACGCGCGACGATGCCGTCATCGCCGTGCAGTCGTTTTCGAAAAGCTACTGCATGACGGGTTGGCGCGTCGGCTGGATCGTGACGCGCAAGGATCTCGCCGCGCGCGCCACGCAGTTGAACGAGTTCATCGTTTCCCACGCGCCGAGCTTCGCCCAGCGCGCCGCCGAGACCGCGCTCGCCGACGGAGAGCCCTTCGTGACGAACCTCGTGGGGCGGCTCAAGGAGAATCGCGACTACTGCATGTCGATGCTCGCCCGGATGCCCGGTGTAGTCACGCCGGAACCCGAGGGCGCGTTCTACCTGTTCCCCCGGATTGAAGGCCTGGAAGACTCGTTCGATTTCTGCAAGCGGGTCTTGATGGAAACCGGCGTCGGTCTCGCGCCTGGGGTTGCCTTCGGAGCGGGCGGCGAGGGGTCGATCCGTATCTGCTACGCCGCCGAACGCACGATCCTCGAGCCGGCGATGCAGCGGCTCGGCGATTTCCTCGCGGCGCGATAG
- the recN gene encoding DNA repair protein RecN, whose protein sequence is MLVELVVENYAVVEHVRIRFHDGLNLLTGETGSGKSIVVDALGLLYGGRASADVVRTGSGRARIAGIFEAPETPEFRALIAESGIEIEDGELLIEREVLGSGKSRAFAGSRPVTAALLRELAPHLGDIHGQHDQQELFDPNAQLAMLDGFGAIETGAIAGLHARWQGLKREIEELDRGEQEKLRLADLWSFQKREIEEAGFRPGEDTALEAERRVLMNVARLDENARAAYDALYEAEGSALGAIRTARKRIEELSRIDPALNETLELLKPAEYAVDEASRALQHYLAGLEADPARLDHVETRLAALDKLRRKYGDTVEAILAFFEDVSAKLAAVETAGERRAMLARDVQEAEGAYEKAARKVSAARRKSAQQLESAAHEELASLAMAGTSFRAELTEGEWSARGWDRVRFLMSANKGEEPRPLEKVASGGELSRLALALKTCVAGKGEASGRTLVFDEVDSGVGGRTAESVGRRLKRLAAANQVLCVTHAPQIAGFADHHYVVTKGEVGGRTVAAIEELPNQAARAREIGRMLSGEKMTAEAIKQAEQLIKAGAR, encoded by the coding sequence ATGCTCGTCGAACTGGTGGTGGAAAACTACGCTGTCGTCGAACACGTCCGCATCCGCTTCCACGATGGGCTGAACCTGTTGACCGGCGAGACCGGCAGCGGCAAATCGATCGTGGTGGACGCGCTGGGGTTGCTCTACGGCGGGCGTGCGTCGGCCGATGTCGTCCGGACCGGTTCCGGACGGGCGCGCATCGCCGGAATCTTCGAAGCTCCCGAAACGCCGGAATTCCGCGCCTTGATCGCGGAGAGCGGCATCGAGATTGAAGATGGCGAACTACTCATAGAGCGCGAAGTGCTCGGGTCGGGAAAATCGCGCGCATTCGCGGGAAGCCGCCCGGTGACCGCGGCGCTGCTGCGGGAACTCGCGCCGCACCTCGGCGATATCCACGGCCAGCACGACCAGCAGGAACTGTTCGACCCCAATGCGCAATTGGCCATGCTCGACGGCTTCGGGGCAATCGAAACCGGTGCGATCGCCGGTCTGCACGCCCGCTGGCAAGGGCTGAAGCGCGAGATCGAGGAACTCGACCGCGGCGAGCAGGAGAAACTCCGCCTCGCCGATTTGTGGTCGTTTCAGAAACGCGAGATCGAAGAGGCCGGCTTCCGGCCCGGCGAAGACACCGCGCTCGAAGCCGAACGCCGCGTGTTGATGAACGTCGCCCGGCTCGATGAGAACGCGCGCGCCGCCTACGACGCCCTCTACGAAGCGGAAGGTTCCGCGCTCGGGGCGATTCGAACCGCGCGCAAGCGGATCGAGGAGTTGAGCCGTATCGATCCGGCGCTGAACGAAACGTTGGAGCTCTTGAAGCCCGCCGAATACGCCGTTGACGAAGCATCGCGCGCGTTGCAGCATTATCTGGCGGGCCTCGAAGCCGACCCAGCGCGGCTCGATCACGTGGAGACGCGCCTGGCGGCGCTCGACAAACTGCGCCGCAAGTACGGCGACACGGTGGAGGCGATCCTGGCGTTCTTTGAAGACGTAAGCGCGAAGCTGGCCGCGGTGGAAACGGCCGGCGAGCGCCGGGCGATGCTGGCTCGCGACGTTCAGGAGGCGGAAGGCGCCTACGAGAAGGCGGCCCGCAAAGTGTCCGCGGCGAGGCGGAAATCCGCCCAGCAGTTGGAGTCCGCCGCGCACGAGGAACTGGCGTCGTTGGCGATGGCGGGGACATCGTTCCGAGCGGAACTGACGGAAGGCGAGTGGTCGGCGCGGGGGTGGGATCGCGTGCGATTCCTGATGTCGGCCAATAAGGGCGAGGAGCCGAGGCCCCTGGAGAAAGTGGCATCGGGCGGAGAGTTGTCCCGTCTGGCGCTGGCGCTGAAGACGTGCGTGGCGGGGAAGGGCGAAGCAAGCGGACGAACGTTGGTCTTCGACGAAGTAGACTCCGGTGTCGGCGGGCGGACGGCGGAAAGCGTGGGGCGGCGTTTGAAGCGGCTCGCGGCGGCGAACCAGGTGTTGTGCGTCACGCACGCACCGCAAATCGCCGGGTTCGCCGATCACCACTACGTGGTCACCAAGGGCGAAGTCGGCGGGCGCACCGTCGCCGCGATCGAGGAGCTGCCGAACCAGGCCGCCCGGGCGCGCGAGATCGGGCGTATGCTCTCCGGCGAGAAGATGACCGCCGAGGCGATCAAGCAAGCCGAGCAGTTGATCAAAGCCGGGGCGCGGTAA
- a CDS encoding ABC transporter permease, with the protein MNTDLTADIRLAVRKLLREPGLTLTVMAALGLGLGINTAVFTLVYSVLVRDLPFQDAGRILYLTTDRTGASARGFGLSLPEFRDYRQQSKVFESLAATRDSDFNLSDPQQPPERYRGAYVTANALAVTSVRPVLGRAIAAEDEQPNAPRVAVLGHRVWQTRYGSDPDILGRAIRLNGEMATVVGVMPAGFRFPVRHDIWVAMQPTAEAESRTARNLGVFGLIGRNESIDSARAEAQVITSRLVKDWPKETEGVRMMVRTFNEQFNGGNIRAVFLMMLGAVGFVVLIVCANVTNLLLARSLARNREMALRMAIGASAARVIRQLLVESLALAVTGGLLGLGVAWAGVRAFSAAVADVGKPYWIEFNLEPVVFAWLALLCASSAVAFGMAPALRLSRINLNDSLKEGERGSGGSTRTRWFAGSMVTAQMALALVLLVGAGLMVTSFLRANNVTGGLDADRWVSGTLNLAESSYEKPAERVRFLEQALERVRTIPGVEQASISTRLPTFGASGWRFEIEGQPIQDDTKWPAVDGITVSDGYFETIGRPMLRGRGIEPLDGSPGRRVIFVNDTFARKFFPNQDALGQRIRLQLDDRPWLTIAGIAPDIRTDRGDQPAQQPAAYLPYRQSPGRYWLLFLRGRPETLSTIAPALRKEIQAIDRDLPVADAKTYLDQLRDANWAFRVFSTIFATFAGFALLLAAVGLYAVISYSVNQRIREIGIRMALGAGAGAIVAWTIRRGSVPLIAGLALGSAGGFAVGKLLASTRLLLGTASTDPATLGGVAAVLAGASLLALWIPARRASRVDPLAALRQE; encoded by the coding sequence ATGAATACCGACCTCACCGCCGATATCCGCCTGGCTGTCCGCAAGCTGCTTCGCGAACCGGGTCTCACTCTGACGGTGATGGCCGCGCTGGGGCTCGGGTTGGGCATCAACACGGCTGTCTTTACCCTCGTCTACTCGGTGCTCGTGCGCGACCTCCCTTTCCAGGATGCCGGCCGTATCCTCTACCTGACCACGGACCGCACCGGAGCTAGCGCGCGCGGATTCGGCCTGTCGCTGCCCGAATTCCGAGACTACCGGCAGCAATCGAAAGTCTTCGAGAGCCTTGCCGCCACGCGCGATTCCGACTTCAATCTCAGCGACCCGCAGCAGCCCCCGGAGCGCTACCGCGGCGCGTATGTGACGGCGAACGCGCTGGCGGTCACGAGCGTCCGCCCGGTACTCGGACGCGCCATCGCCGCCGAGGACGAGCAGCCCAACGCACCGCGAGTCGCCGTGCTCGGACACCGTGTCTGGCAGACGCGCTACGGATCGGATCCGGATATCCTCGGACGCGCCATCCGGCTCAATGGCGAGATGGCCACCGTTGTCGGCGTGATGCCCGCCGGCTTCCGCTTCCCCGTCAGGCATGACATCTGGGTCGCCATGCAGCCCACCGCCGAAGCAGAAAGCCGCACCGCGCGGAACCTCGGCGTGTTCGGCCTCATTGGCAGGAACGAATCGATCGATTCCGCCCGCGCCGAAGCACAGGTGATCACCAGCCGCTTGGTCAAGGACTGGCCGAAGGAAACCGAGGGCGTTCGGATGATGGTCCGCACCTTCAACGAGCAGTTCAATGGCGGCAATATCCGCGCGGTGTTCCTGATGATGCTCGGCGCGGTCGGTTTTGTGGTGCTGATCGTTTGCGCGAACGTCACCAACCTGCTGCTCGCGCGATCGCTGGCGCGCAACCGCGAGATGGCGCTTCGGATGGCGATCGGCGCTTCCGCCGCGCGCGTCATCCGGCAACTGCTGGTGGAGAGCCTCGCATTGGCGGTGACGGGAGGCCTGCTCGGCCTTGGCGTCGCATGGGCGGGAGTCCGCGCGTTCTCAGCCGCCGTCGCCGATGTCGGAAAGCCGTACTGGATCGAGTTCAACCTGGAGCCTGTGGTCTTTGCCTGGCTCGCGCTGTTGTGCGCCAGCTCGGCTGTCGCCTTTGGGATGGCGCCCGCTTTGCGGCTCTCGCGCATCAACCTGAACGATTCGCTCAAGGAAGGCGAGCGCGGCAGCGGCGGTTCCACTCGCACGCGCTGGTTCGCCGGATCGATGGTGACCGCGCAGATGGCGCTTGCGCTCGTCCTGCTCGTCGGCGCCGGCCTGATGGTCACGAGTTTCCTCCGCGCCAACAACGTCACCGGCGGTCTCGACGCGGACCGGTGGGTGTCGGGAACGCTCAACCTCGCCGAGAGCTCATATGAGAAACCCGCCGAACGCGTCCGCTTCCTCGAGCAAGCCCTGGAGCGCGTGCGGACGATTCCAGGCGTCGAACAGGCATCCATCTCCACGCGACTGCCCACGTTCGGCGCTTCCGGCTGGCGTTTCGAGATCGAGGGCCAGCCCATCCAGGACGACACGAAATGGCCGGCCGTCGACGGCATCACCGTCAGCGACGGCTATTTCGAAACCATCGGCCGGCCCATGCTCCGCGGCCGCGGCATCGAACCGCTCGACGGCTCGCCCGGCCGCCGGGTAATCTTCGTCAACGACACCTTCGCCCGCAAGTTCTTTCCGAACCAGGACGCGCTCGGCCAGCGCATCCGTCTTCAACTCGACGACCGGCCGTGGCTCACCATCGCCGGAATCGCGCCGGACATCCGCACGGACCGTGGCGATCAACCCGCCCAACAGCCGGCTGCCTATCTGCCGTACCGTCAATCGCCGGGCCGCTACTGGCTGTTGTTCCTCCGCGGGCGCCCGGAAACCCTCTCGACCATCGCGCCCGCTCTGCGCAAAGAGATCCAGGCGATTGACCGCGACCTCCCGGTGGCCGATGCAAAAACCTACCTCGACCAACTCCGCGACGCCAACTGGGCCTTCCGGGTCTTCAGCACGATATTCGCCACCTTCGCCGGATTCGCGCTTCTGTTGGCCGCCGTCGGCCTGTACGCCGTCATCTCTTATTCGGTGAACCAGCGCATTCGGGAGATTGGCATTCGCATGGCGCTGGGGGCAGGCGCCGGCGCCATCGTGGCCTGGACCATACGGCGCGGGTCGGTCCCGCTGATCGCCGGCCTTGCGCTGGGCTCTGCCGGCGGCTTCGCTGTCGGCAAGCTGCTGGCGTCCACACGTCTCCTGCTCGGCACGGCATCTACCGATCCCGCCACGCTCGGCGGTGTGGCGGCCGTGCTCGCGGGCGCCAGCCTGCTCGCGCTATGGATACCGGCCCGCCGCGCTTCGCGAGTGGATCCGCTTGCGGCGCTCCGGCAGGAGTAG
- a CDS encoding chemotaxis protein CheW: MPSPNDAGVETRTAGLQWLRCSAAGGHYLLPAHRIAGIHRGESVRPSWDAGGPAGWMETPQGRVPVHRLSRLLGQPDDETLFPAVMTLEGSQGTWAISASRVSRVTASVEAIPLPPIAAGVWRLASEAMVMDGAVELCLDTGRLEDVAFGHAAKPAGAEPAPAVPPATPVAAGKASGTGRILTFTLPGDPFRGALLTLAVSFTQVLELTGALPMAEIPGAPEHLLGVTIWRGRTVPVVDLAYCLGGERANAPGARLLVARAARSAMPICFPVDETSGTVAAAALCERASEPWQARVPCVRAAFDASGVPMLVPDFDTLLRAGGS; the protein is encoded by the coding sequence ATGCCATCGCCGAATGACGCCGGCGTCGAAACGCGTACGGCGGGGCTGCAGTGGCTGCGCTGTTCGGCGGCGGGTGGACACTATCTTTTGCCCGCCCACCGGATCGCCGGCATCCATCGCGGGGAGTCCGTGCGGCCGTCGTGGGATGCCGGGGGACCGGCGGGTTGGATGGAAACGCCGCAAGGGCGGGTGCCGGTGCATCGCTTGTCGCGCCTGTTGGGGCAGCCCGACGACGAGACTCTGTTTCCGGCGGTGATGACGCTCGAGGGGTCGCAAGGAACCTGGGCGATTTCGGCCAGCCGGGTGAGCCGCGTGACGGCCAGCGTAGAAGCGATCCCATTGCCGCCCATCGCCGCCGGCGTGTGGCGTCTGGCGTCGGAGGCGATGGTGATGGACGGCGCGGTGGAGCTGTGCCTGGACACGGGCCGGCTGGAGGATGTTGCGTTCGGACACGCGGCGAAACCGGCCGGCGCGGAACCGGCTCCGGCGGTCCCGCCCGCGACACCCGTAGCGGCCGGGAAAGCGTCCGGCACAGGCCGGATATTGACCTTCACGCTGCCCGGCGATCCGTTCAGAGGCGCGCTGCTGACGCTGGCGGTTAGCTTTACGCAGGTGCTTGAGTTGACCGGGGCGCTTCCCATGGCGGAAATTCCAGGCGCGCCGGAACATCTGCTCGGAGTCACCATCTGGCGCGGCCGGACGGTGCCGGTGGTGGATCTCGCCTATTGCCTGGGCGGAGAGCGCGCGAACGCTCCAGGGGCGCGGCTGCTAGTGGCCCGGGCTGCCCGGTCGGCGATGCCGATCTGCTTCCCGGTGGATGAGACGAGCGGTACGGTTGCGGCCGCAGCTCTGTGCGAGCGAGCGTCGGAGCCATGGCAGGCGCGCGTACCGTGCGTCCGCGCGGCATTCGACGCTTCCGGAGTTCCGATGCTGGTGCCGGACTTCGACACCCTTCTTCGAGCGGGCGGTTCGTAA
- a CDS encoding chemotaxis response regulator protein-glutamate methylesterase produces the protein MNQQPIRVLIADDSPFVCRLLASYLQSSPEFVVVGLAHTGKEAVAKTKELRPNVITLDLEMPEMDGLEALRHIMRDNPTPVLVVSGVSGTAATRTHQAIDLGAVDFILKYAPGVKIDARQLRREILAKVRAGAKTRVVRLLDGKSSMQGPIPSPPRRANGPPPTHVVVVGSSTGGPLALRELLGALPASFPGAIVLVQHLPKSFTGPLTSQLARYCPLEVREAETGDRLAAGKVLVAPGGYHLLLRPGYRVLVQSGPEVNGHCPSIDVTMESAAASYGGQTRGVVLTGMGNDGTAGLRSIRAAGGVTFAQDAASCVVNGMPQSAIDQGVVDHVATPARIGSLLAAGIQSGRLTYAIAE, from the coding sequence ATGAACCAACAGCCCATCCGTGTCCTGATCGCGGATGACTCTCCGTTCGTTTGCCGGCTGCTGGCGAGCTACCTGCAATCCTCGCCGGAGTTCGTGGTCGTGGGCCTGGCGCATACGGGAAAGGAAGCCGTCGCCAAGACGAAGGAGCTTCGCCCGAATGTGATCACCCTCGACCTGGAGATGCCGGAGATGGACGGTCTGGAGGCGCTGCGGCATATCATGCGCGACAACCCGACGCCGGTGCTGGTGGTGAGCGGGGTGAGCGGAACCGCGGCCACGCGGACGCACCAGGCGATCGATCTGGGCGCGGTGGATTTCATCCTGAAGTACGCTCCGGGCGTGAAGATCGACGCGCGGCAACTGCGCCGGGAGATCCTGGCGAAGGTCCGGGCGGGCGCCAAGACGCGCGTGGTGCGCCTTCTCGACGGCAAGTCGAGCATGCAGGGGCCCATACCGTCGCCGCCCCGGCGGGCCAATGGACCGCCGCCGACGCACGTGGTGGTGGTTGGCTCGTCCACCGGCGGGCCGCTGGCGTTGCGGGAACTGCTCGGAGCGCTGCCGGCGTCGTTCCCGGGGGCAATCGTCCTTGTGCAGCATCTCCCGAAGAGCTTCACGGGGCCGTTGACGTCGCAACTGGCCCGGTACTGCCCGCTGGAGGTTCGCGAGGCGGAAACGGGAGACCGTCTGGCGGCCGGCAAAGTGCTGGTGGCGCCGGGCGGTTACCATCTGCTGCTGCGGCCGGGCTACCGCGTGCTTGTGCAAAGCGGACCGGAGGTGAACGGACACTGTCCGTCGATCGATGTGACGATGGAGTCCGCCGCGGCATCCTACGGCGGGCAAACGCGCGGCGTGGTGCTCACCGGCATGGGCAATGACGGTACGGCCGGGCTGCGTTCGATCCGGGCGGCCGGCGGAGTCACGTTCGCGCAGGACGCGGCGTCGTGCGTGGTGAACGGCATGCCGCAGAGCGCCATCGATCAGGGAGTAGTGGATCACGTCGCCACCCCGGCCCGGATCGGGTCCCTGCTGGCAGCGGGAATACAAAGTGGGAGGTTGACCTATGCCATCGCCGAATGA
- a CDS encoding Hpt domain-containing protein, translating into MQNESINRSLLAGFAEEVRGYAPRILHRLETLPMSGFQPEALEEPHRLVHSIKGASSMIGLASMSHVGYMVESAIEEIAGGMLPWNAATQAALRHAIQALGSYADLVMAGSSGRAREGLESAVVAFRRLRGEPESGDAAAIAETIDPSEVRVTDGPEPSGGSAVKAAAAAPKKTIPADILSVFQQEADEILHSLGELLRSKEAAGALESALPDVRRQVHTLKGAAGSVGVTEMATLAHRLEDLLDELNEGSRQFDEEARRLLFATFDLLSEIAESPEAESNANRVAEMTGRFDAMTPVTRDEPTEEPLREAISPDLLDAFRAEAEENLRLIGDRLRTIEKDPSNRDALLEVRRVVHTVKGASNVVGLALIADVCHQMENLLDEIAASPEGVAAESVRLLFAVLDLLTDGFSGELTERELLQAYAAVLERHANEGKPAMEPLEEEHAIEVPAEAVETKPAAKREPSPAARPATPSTQYVRVPLDRLDALIRLVSELVVNRSVFEQHLAAYEREVGELGLSIDRLRRVSGSIATDFEVSNLTSGNGTLAVRAVVNSIDKRSDFDALEFDRYTNLHLVGRDLNETTSDLESAAGELNHRISDFDSYLNRLGLLTGELQDRMMRLRMVPLASVATRLHRTVRTTGEKLGKQVDLVISGENVEFDKKVLEEICGPLEHLLRNAVDHGMESESMRRVLDKPARGRIEIQAANEGTQVVLRVSDDGGGMDPEALRAAALRTGIRSEEQLTGMTDQEVCELIFEPGFTTARTVSETSGRGVGMDVVQSAVRALEGTIQVDTRYGKGTTFIIRLPMTLAVLRVLLVRANEETFAVPLGVVNQIMRVEPHNVERIGNKPVVRIGRDVVPVAHLGELLRLPNPPDPSVKRRPVLVMSLGGQRMAVMVDRLMEAREVVVKGLGTLVRKAPGISGATLMGDGSVVLIVNPGELAPGFEESSRITTRISAETPAPQRKALEVMVVDDSVSVRRVLTNLMKNNGCTVTAAKDGLEALEILQRGHTPDVILLDIEMPRMDGYELTAAVRANPTLSPLPIVMLTSRSGDKHRKKAFELGATDYLVKPYQEETLLSVMRRVVRDAREAAVR; encoded by the coding sequence ATGCAAAACGAGTCGATTAACCGGAGTCTGCTGGCCGGATTCGCCGAAGAGGTCCGCGGGTACGCGCCGCGGATCCTGCACCGGCTGGAGACGCTGCCGATGAGCGGATTTCAGCCGGAAGCTCTCGAAGAGCCACACCGGCTCGTTCACAGTATCAAGGGCGCCTCGTCGATGATCGGGCTGGCTTCGATGAGCCATGTCGGGTACATGGTGGAGAGCGCCATTGAGGAGATCGCGGGGGGCATGCTGCCGTGGAACGCGGCGACGCAGGCCGCGCTCCGCCACGCGATTCAGGCGCTCGGATCGTACGCGGATCTCGTAATGGCCGGCTCGTCGGGACGCGCGCGGGAGGGGCTCGAGTCCGCGGTGGTCGCCTTCCGCCGGCTGCGCGGCGAACCGGAATCCGGCGACGCGGCGGCGATCGCGGAAACGATCGATCCGTCCGAGGTGCGAGTGACGGACGGACCGGAGCCTTCGGGGGGCTCGGCGGTGAAGGCGGCCGCCGCGGCGCCGAAGAAGACGATTCCGGCGGACATCCTTTCCGTTTTTCAACAGGAAGCGGATGAGATCCTGCACAGCCTCGGTGAGCTGCTGCGTTCGAAGGAGGCAGCCGGGGCGTTGGAAAGCGCGCTTCCCGACGTTCGCCGGCAGGTGCATACACTGAAGGGCGCGGCTGGTTCGGTGGGTGTGACGGAAATGGCGACGCTCGCGCACCGGCTGGAGGATCTGCTCGACGAGCTCAACGAGGGCTCGCGCCAGTTCGACGAGGAAGCACGGCGGCTGCTCTTCGCGACGTTCGATCTGCTGTCGGAGATCGCCGAGTCGCCCGAGGCGGAAAGCAACGCGAACCGCGTGGCTGAGATGACCGGGCGCTTCGACGCGATGACGCCGGTAACCCGGGACGAGCCCACCGAGGAACCGTTGCGGGAGGCGATCAGCCCGGACCTGCTCGACGCGTTCCGGGCCGAGGCCGAGGAGAACCTCCGGCTGATCGGCGACCGGCTGCGGACGATCGAAAAGGATCCGTCCAATCGCGATGCGCTGCTCGAGGTGCGGCGTGTCGTCCATACCGTGAAGGGCGCCTCCAACGTGGTGGGCCTGGCGCTCATCGCCGATGTGTGCCACCAGATGGAGAATCTGCTGGACGAGATCGCGGCCTCGCCCGAGGGGGTGGCGGCGGAGAGCGTGCGGCTGTTGTTCGCCGTGCTGGACCTGCTGACCGACGGGTTCTCCGGCGAGCTGACCGAGCGCGAACTGCTGCAGGCCTACGCGGCGGTTCTCGAACGCCACGCGAACGAAGGCAAGCCCGCCATGGAGCCGCTCGAGGAGGAGCACGCGATCGAAGTGCCGGCCGAGGCGGTGGAAACGAAACCTGCCGCCAAGCGGGAACCGTCTCCGGCGGCGCGGCCGGCGACGCCGTCAACCCAGTACGTACGCGTGCCGCTCGACCGGTTGGACGCCCTGATCCGGCTGGTGAGCGAACTGGTGGTGAATCGTTCCGTCTTCGAACAGCACCTGGCCGCCTATGAGCGCGAAGTGGGCGAGCTTGGTTTGAGCATCGACCGGCTGCGGCGCGTGTCGGGGTCCATCGCCACCGACTTCGAGGTTTCCAACCTCACGAGCGGCAACGGCACTCTCGCGGTGCGGGCGGTGGTAAACAGCATCGACAAACGCTCCGATTTCGACGCGCTCGAGTTCGACCGCTACACGAACCTGCACCTGGTGGGGCGCGACCTGAACGAAACCACGTCCGACCTGGAATCGGCGGCCGGCGAGTTGAATCACCGGATTTCGGATTTCGACAGCTATTTGAACCGGCTTGGGCTGCTCACCGGCGAACTGCAGGACCGCATGATGCGGCTGCGCATGGTGCCGCTGGCGAGCGTCGCCACCCGGCTCCACCGGACGGTGCGGACGACGGGCGAGAAGCTCGGCAAGCAAGTGGACCTAGTGATCAGCGGCGAGAACGTCGAGTTCGACAAGAAAGTGCTCGAAGAGATCTGCGGACCGCTCGAGCACCTGCTGCGAAACGCCGTCGACCACGGGATGGAGAGCGAATCCATGCGCCGGGTGCTCGACAAGCCGGCACGGGGCAGGATCGAGATCCAGGCGGCCAACGAAGGCACCCAGGTGGTTCTGCGGGTGAGCGACGACGGCGGCGGCATGGATCCGGAGGCGCTCCGCGCGGCGGCGCTGCGGACGGGAATCCGAAGCGAAGAGCAGCTCACCGGCATGACGGACCAGGAGGTATGCGAACTGATCTTCGAGCCCGGATTTACCACGGCGCGGACAGTGAGCGAGACATCGGGCCGGGGCGTGGGCATGGACGTGGTGCAGTCGGCCGTGCGCGCGCTGGAGGGCACGATCCAGGTGGACACGCGCTACGGGAAGGGGACAACATTCATCATCCGGCTCCCGATGACGCTGGCCGTGCTCCGCGTTCTGCTGGTGCGGGCGAACGAGGAAACGTTCGCGGTGCCGCTGGGCGTGGTGAACCAGATCATGCGCGTGGAGCCGCATAACGTGGAGCGCATCGGCAACAAGCCGGTAGTGCGGATTGGACGGGACGTGGTCCCGGTGGCGCACCTGGGCGAGTTGCTCCGGCTGCCGAATCCCCCGGACCCGAGCGTGAAGCGGCGTCCGGTGCTCGTGATGTCGCTGGGCGGCCAACGCATGGCGGTGATGGTGGATCGGTTGATGGAAGCGCGCGAGGTGGTGGTGAAGGGGCTCGGAACGCTGGTGCGCAAGGCGCCGGGCATCAGCGGCGCGACGCTCATGGGCGATGGCAGCGTGGTGCTGATCGTCAACCCTGGCGAGTTGGCGCCGGGCTTCGAAGAGAGTTCCAGGATCACGACCAGGATCTCCGCCGAGACGCCCGCGCCGCAGCGCAAGGCGCTCGAGGTGATGGTGGTGGACGACTCGGTGAGTGTCCGCCGCGTGCTCACGAACCTGATGAAGAACAACGGGTGCACGGTGACGGCGGCGAAGGACGGACTGGAAGCGCTCGAGATCCTGCAGCGAGGCCACACGCCCGACGTGATTCTGCTCGATATCGAGATGCCGCGCATGGACGGCTACGAACTGACCGCCGCGGTGAGAGCCAATCCGACACTGTCACCGCTGCCGATCGTGATGCTGACGTCGCGTTCCGGCGATAAGCACCGCAAGAAAGCATTCGAACTGGGAGCCACGGACTACCTGGTGAAGCCGTACCAGGAAGAGACGCTGCTCTCGGTAATGCGGCGCGTGGTTCGTGACGCGCGGGAGGCAGCGGTGCGATGA